The following coding sequences lie in one Sorghum bicolor cultivar BTx623 chromosome 6, Sorghum_bicolor_NCBIv3, whole genome shotgun sequence genomic window:
- the LOC8072297 gene encoding putative peptidyl-tRNA hydrolase PTRHD1 has product MLGFHPLRLPFMLPIAGTLPNAALLPAITRVSLRRIPPRASMNADAASASAPDAAAAAGEEGAKEAVDVLVQYVVLRRDLADAWPLGSVVAQGCHAAVSAVWAHRDHPDTAAYCAPDNLDRMHKVTLEVKGETQLKNLSEKLQAAGVRHKLWIEQPENIPTCIATAPCPKSQVSSFFKKLKLCK; this is encoded by the exons ATGCTGGGCTTCCACCCTCTTCGCTTGCCATTCATGCTACCGATAGCCGGCACACTCCCGAACGCCGCCCTCCTCCCGGCGATCACCAGGGTCTCCCTCCGCCGGATCCCGCCGCGAGCCAGCATGAACGCCgacgccgcctccgcctccgctccggacgctgccgccgccgctggcgaGGAGGGCGCGAAGGAAGCGGTGGACGTCCTGGTTCAATACGTGGTGCTGCGGCGCGACCTGGCGGACGCGTGGCCGCTGGGGAGCGTCGTGGCGCAGGGCTGCCACGCCGCCGTGTCCGCCGTGTGGGCGCACCGGGACCACCCGGACACCGCCGCTTACTGCGCGCCTGACAACCTCGACCGAATGCACAAG GTAACACTGGAGGTGAAAGGAGAGACACAGCTGAAGAACCTGTCTGAGAAGCTGCAAGCAGCTGGTGTCAGGCACAAGCTGTGGATAGAGCAGCCTGAGAACATCCCCACATGCATAGCCACAGCACCCTGCCCAAAGTCGCAGGTGTCTTCATTCTTCAAGAAGCTCAAGCTTTGCAAATGA
- the LOC8063935 gene encoding plant intracellular Ras-group-related LRR protein 1, whose product MRDMGEKRRHGHGHGHGHGHGHLVGFGVGGVGHAEHEEKRMEQKKLDMSGMCMDTLPHLTTPLGNITTLDLSNNNLQSIPESIIARLLNVVVLDVRSNQLKSLPNSIGCLSKLKVLNVSGNLLQELPATIEECRALEELNANFNQLTRLPDTLGFELHGLRRLSVNSNKLAYLPSSTSHMTALRSLDARLNCLRALPDGLENLGGLETLNVSQNFQYLRELPYGIGLLVSLRELDVSYNSIAALPDSMGCLTKLARFSAAGNPLVCPPMDVVEQSLDAMRAYLSARMNGTAKAKKKSWVPKLVKYSTFSAGMMTPGRTKNNSTDGLHMSDYQSLHGGGIASPGFLSMLSPRRLFSPRRNSTKH is encoded by the exons ATGAGGGATATGGGAGAGAAGAGGAGACATGGGCATGGACATGGACATGGACATGGCCACGGCCATCTTGTTGGGTTTGGAGTCGGAGGGGTTGGACATGCAGAGCATGAGGAGAAGCGCATGGAGCAGAAGAAGCTGGACATGAGCGGCATGTGCATGGACACCCTGCCACATCTCACCACACCCCTTGGCAACATCACTACCTTGGATCTCTCTAACAACAACCTACAG AGCATTCCGGAGTCCATAATCGCGAGGCTCCTGAACGTGGTTGTGCTGGACGTGCGGTCCAACCAGCTCAAGTCGCTGCCcaactccatcggctgcctctcCAAGCTCAAGGTCCTCAACGTCTCCGGCAACCTGCTCCAAGAACTGCCGGCCACCATCGAGGAATGCCG CGCGCTGGAGGAGCTGAACGCCAACTTCAACCAGCTGACGAGGCTGCCGGACACGCTGGGCTTCGAGCTCCATGGCCTCCGGCGTCTGTCCGTGAACTCCAACAAGCTGGCGTACCTGCCGTCGTCCACCTCCCACATGACGGCGCTGCGGTCGCTGGACGCGCGCCTCAACTGCCTGCGCGCGCTGCCCGACGGGCTGGAGAACCTGGGCGGGCTGGAGACGCTGAACGTGAGCCAGAACTTCCAGTACCTGCGGGAGCTGCCCTACGGCATCGGCCTCCTCGTCTCGCTCCGGGAGCTGGACGTGAGCTACAACTCCATCGCCGCGCTGCCGGACTCCATGGGCTGCCTCACCAAGCTCGCCAGGTTCAGCGCCGCGGGCAACCCGCTGGTGTGCCCGCCCATGGACGTCGTCGAGCAGAGCCTCGACGCCATGCGCGCCTACCTCAGCGCGCGGATGAACGGCACCGccaaggccaagaagaagagCTGGGTGCCCAAGCTCGTCAAGTACAGCACCTTCTCGGCGGGGATGATGACGCCCGGCCGCACCAAGAACAACAGCACCGACGGCCTCCACATGTCGGATTACCAGTCGCTCCACGGCGGCGGCATCGCGTCGCCGGGGTTCCTCAGCATGCTGTCGCCACGGCGTCTCTTCTCGCCGCGGAGAAATTCCACCAAGCACTAG